Genomic window (Fretibacterium sp. OH1220_COT-178):
GAGTCCGGAACGACGACGTCGTTCAGAGCGGTTCGCCCGGAAATACGGTCGGCGAGAGGAATCATGACCTTCTGCTCGCTCGTCAGAGGACGGATGCAGATCCCCTTTTCCGTGCCGCAGTCGTGCTCGGTGATGATGAGATCCTGGGCCACATCCACCAGGCGTCGCGTGAGGTAACCGGATTTGGCCGTCCGCAGCGCGGTGTCCGCAAGCCCCTTTCGAGCTCCGTGCGTGGAGATGAAATACTCCAGCATGTTCATGCCTTCGCGGAAGTTGGCCGTTATGGGATAGTCGATCGTCCGGCCCGTGGGGTCCGACATCAGGCCGCGGATTCCCGCCATCTGCCCCATCTGCCCCAGGCTTCCTCGCGCTCCGCTCTCCACCATCATCAGGACGGAGTTCCCGGGCGCCATATGTTCCGTAATTTTGTCGGCGATCTGCCGCGTCGCCCTGGACCAGAGTTTTCCCTTCTGGCTGAGGTATTCGTCGCGGGTCAGGAGCCCCATCTCGTAGTGCTCCTTGGCGACGTCGTCCTCCTTCCGCGTGGCCTCCGTGATCTCGGCCTTCTCCGGGGGAATGATGATGGACTTGACCCCGAAGCTGATCCCGCTCTTGGCCGCCCAGCGGTAGCCGAGCGACTTGATGGCATCCAGCATCTCCACGACATCCGCACGGTCGATACGGTCGTAGGCATCGTCCAAGAGCCGGCCGATGCTCTTCTTGTCGAGCTGATGGTTCACGTAGCAGAGCGGTCGCGCAATGATGCTGTTGAACAGGGCCCGGCCCGGAGAGGTCTCGAAAAACACGGTAGCCCCCTCGGGGATCCTGGCCTTGTCGAGCCCCTCGACGATCTCGACCTCTCCGCCCATTCCCCTGTACTTACGCCGCCCCCTCGGAGTGGTATTCCAGGAGGCGTCCTCCTGAAGCCAGACCGAGGCATTGACATGAACGACCCCATGATCGAAGGCCGAGAGGAGATCCTCGATGCTCGAAAAATGCATCCCCTCCCCCTGCATATCGGGCCGCATGTCCGTCAAATAATAGATGCCGAGCACGATATCCTGCGTCGGCGTCACGACGGGACGTCCGCTGGCCGGCGAAAGGAGGTTGTTCGCCGAGAGCATCAGGAGTCGGGCCTCGGCCTGGGCCTCCAGGGACAAAGGCACGTGGACGGCCATCTGGTCCCCGTCGAAATCCGCATTGAAGGCCGTACAGACCATGGGGTGCAGTCGGATGGCCTTGCCCTCCATCAATACCGGCTCGAAGGCCTGGATGCCCAGGCGGTGCAGAGTCGGGGCCCGGTTCAGCATGACGGGATGATCCTTGATGATCTCCTCGAGAATCCCCCAAATCTCCTCACGGCCCCGCTCGATAATGCGTTTGGCGCTCTTGACGTTCGGCGCAAGGCCACGGTCCACGAGCTGACGAACGACGAAAGGCTTGAACAGTTCAAGCGCCATCTGCTTCGGCAATCCGCACTGATAGATCTTGAGCTGGGGGCCGATGACGATGACCGAGCGTCCGGAGTAGTCCACGCGCTTGCCCAGCAGGTTCTGACGAAAACGTCCCTTCTTGCCCCGAAGAAGATCCGTGAGGCTTTTCAGAGGACGATTCCCCGCGCCCAGCACCGCTTTGCCCATACGACCGTTGTCGATCAAGGCGTCCACGCACTCCTGAAGCATGCGTTTTTCGTTGCGGATGATGATCTCCGGGGCCCGAAGCTCCTGGAGTTTTTTCAGGCGGTTGTTGCGGTTGATGACCCGACGGTAGAGGTCGTTCAGGTCGGAGGTCGCGAAACGGCCTCCGTCCAGCTGCACCAAGGGACGCAGGTCCGGAGGAATGACGGGCAGGACGTTCAGGATCATCGACTGCGCCGACGAGGTGCTCTTCCTGAAGTCCTCCGCAACCTGAAGACGTTTGACCAGCTTGCGTTTTTTCTGGCCGCTGCTCTCGGCCACCTCCTCCCGCAGGGAAGCGGCGAGAAGGTCGAGGTCCAGCCGATCGATCATGGTCTGGACTCCATCGGCTCCGATGCCGGACTCGAACTTTTTGTCGTAGGCCTGACAAAGAGCCTGCTGACGATCGTAGATCACCTCGGCCCTTGCGAAGGGCGAGGCTCCCGGCTCGACCACGAGGTAGCAGGGGTCGTCTATGGTGATGCCCCAGCGGACGGCGGTAAACCGACCGGGGTACTTCTGCTGGAAGAGATCGAACTCGCTTTTGGAGATGATGTTCCCCTTGGCGAAGGGCAGCTTGAGCGCCGCCGTCACGATGAAGGCCTCGTTGTTGGAAACGCGGGCGCGTCGAAACGCCTCCCCCGCAGCCGGGTGCTCCTCCACCACCGACATGGGGACGATGTCCCCAACCTTGAAGTTCAGTCCCTCAACCTCCGCTGCCAGTTCGAACGCAGGCTCAACCTTGAAAATCTCGTCGCCGTAGTCCGCCTTGAAGCGGGCCACCTGCTGAGCCGTCAGGACATCCCCCTCGCCGACGGGAATGTTGTCCACGCTCTCCAGCGAGAAGGCCTCCTCGGCCCGAAACTTCGGGTCATAGTGCGCGTGGACCTTCATCTCGCTCTCGGAGATGATGGATTCCTTACGGACCAGATCCGTGCGTCGTCCCTCGGTCACGACCTTCCAGGCCCCCTCCTTTTTGCGGGTGGGGGCAAAGTAGACGACCTTTTCCAGATCCTTTGCACTCGTACCGAGAAGCAGGCTGAGCCGGCTCGGAATGCCACGAAGGTACCAGATGTGGACGACGGGGACGGCCAGTTCGATATGTCCCATCCGCTCGCGCCGGACGCGATTGTCGGTGACCTCCACGCCGCAGCGGTCGCAGATGATGCCCCGGAACTTGGGGCCGCTTCGTTTGTATTTGCCACAGGCGCACTCGTAGCTGCGGGTCGGCCCGAAGATGCGCTCGCAGAAGAGTCCGTCCTTTTCCGGACGCAGCGTGCGATAGTTGATGGTCTCCGGCTTCTTGACCTCGCCGCTCGAAATCTCGCGGATACGCTCCGGCGTCGCCAGCTTGATCCTAACGCCGACTATCTCTTTTCGCGCCATATCCCGTCAGTCTCCTTCTTCCTCGTCCTCGACCAAAGAGAGCCCCTCCGCCAGAGCTTCCTTGTCATCCATGAAGATGTCCGGCACATCAAAGATGTCCCCCTGTTCCTCGGAGTCATCCGCCCGGGGATCGACCGGTTTTGGCGCATCCTCGTCGAAGACGGCCGGAATGGTGCGCGCCCCCGCGTAAGCCCCTCGCTCGTCATCGTCGTCGTCCAGGGTCATTCCGCCAACCGAACCGTCGTCGTACTGGACCTCGACATCCAAGCCCAATCCCTGAAGCTCCTTGACCAGGACTCGGAAGCTCTCGGGAACACCGGGCTTGACCAGGCTCTGCCCCTTGACGATGCGTTCGTAGGTCTTATCGCGGCCTCGGATGTCGTCCGACTTGACGGTCAGCATCTCCTGAAGCACGTTCGCCGCACCATACCCCTCCAGAGCCCAGACCTCCATCTCCCCGAAGCGCTGGCCCCCGAACTGGGCCTTTCCGCCCAGAGGCTGCTGGGTGATCAGGCTGTAGGGCCCCGTGGAGCGGGCATGGATCTTGTCGTCCACGAGGTGAATCAGTTTGAGCATGTACATGCAGCCGATGGTGACCTTCTTCTCCATGAGCTCGCCCGTACGGCCGTCGCGAAGCGCAATCATGCCGTCCTCGGTGAGATCGGGATACTTTCGGGCTGCGAGGTCCTTCATGTTCTCGAAGATCTCCGACTCCTGGGCCCCCTCGAAGACGGGGGTAGCGACGTGCCACCCATTATGGACGGCGACGAACCCCATGATGGTCTCGAGGACCTGCCCCAGGTTCATGCGGCTGGGGACGCCCAGAGGGTTGAGGACCACGTCGACAGGCGTGCCGTCGGGCAGATAGGGCATGTCCTCGACGGGCAGAATCCGGCTCACCACACCCTTGTTCCCGTGGCGCCCCGCCATCTTGTCGCCCACCGTGATCTTGCGCCACTGGGCCACGTAGACCTTGACGGTCCGGATGACGCCCGGGCTCAGTGCCTCGGGGTTGTCCTTCCGCTCCATCTGCTTGACCGCGACCACCTTGCCCCGCGAGCCGTGGGGCAGCTTCAGGGAGTTGTCCCGGACCTCCCGGGCCTTCTCGCCGAAGATGGCGCGCAAAAGCTTCTCCTCGGGGGTCTGGTCCGACTCCCCTTTGGGCGTCACCTTCCCCACCAGGATATCGCCCGAGTTCACCTCGGCTCCGATGCGAATGATCCCCGTGTCGTCGAGGTTGCGCAGCATGTCCTCTCCGACGTTCGGAATGTCGCGGGTGATCTCCTCGGGCCCCAGCTTCGTCTCACGGGCATCGATCTCGTACTCCTCGATGTGCATCGAGGAGAACTTGTCCTCCTTCACCAGATTCTCGCTCAGGAGAATGGCGTCCTCGAAGTTGTACCCCTCCCAGGGGACAAAGGCGACAAGGACGTTCTGTCCCAGCGCCAGCTCTCCGTTGTCCACAGCCTGGCCGTCGGCGATGATCTCGCCCTTCTGCACCATGTCCCCTTTAGAGACCAGGGGACGCTGGTGGATGACCGTACACTGGTTGGAACGGCGGAACTTGATGAGGTTGTAGACGCGCACGTTGCCCTTCTTGGAACGGATCTCGATGCGCTCCGAATCCACCCACCGCACCTCGCCGGACTCCGCCGCCACGACGCAGGACCCGGAGTCCTTGGCGATGCGGTGCTCGATGCCGGTCCCCACGACCGGGGCCTCGGGCAGGAGCAGGGGCACGGCCTGACGCTGCATGTTGGAGCCCATCAGGGCCCGGTTGGCGTCGTCGTGCTCCAGAAAGGGGATCAAGGCCGTCGAGGAGGAGACGATCTGCTTGGGAGAGACGTCCATGTAATCGACCTGATCGGTCGGAATCGTGTCGACGTCGTCCTGATGACGGGTCGGGCACTCCGCGCCCTCGATGGTCACCCCATCCTCCTCCAGAGGAGTGTTGGCCATGGCCACGTAGTAGTTGTCCTCGTCGTCGGCGGACAGGAACTCGATACTCCCCGTAAGCTTGCCGTTTTTAACCTTACGACGCGGCGTAATGAGGAAGCCGTGCTCGTTCAGGCGGGCATAGGTCGTCAGAGAGGACACCAGACCAATGTTCGGGCCCTCGGGGGTCTCGATGGGGCAGACGCGGCCGTAGTGCGTGTAATGGACGTCACGGGCCTCGAACCCGGCTCTCTCCCGACTGAGGCCGCCGGGCCCCAGCGCGGAGAGACGGCGGCGATGCGTCACCTCGGCAAGCGGGTTCGTCTGGTCCATAAACTGGGACAACTGGCCCGATCCATAAAATTCCCGAAGCGCGGCAGCGATGGGGCGAACGTTGATCAGTTCCCGTCCCATCGCCGTGTTGAGGTTCGGCAATGTGGTCATCCGCTCCCGTGCAATGCGCTCCATGCGCAGAAGTCCGATCCGAATCTGGTTCTGAAGCAGCTCGCCGATGGAACGTACCCTTCGGTTGCCCAGATGGTCGATGTCGTCGCTCTTCTTGTCCAAGGCCCTCATGGCAAACATTTCACGAACGATCGCGACCAGGTCGTCGAGCGTCAGGAGACGCGTATCCTCGGAGATGCCGAGCCCCAGACGGCGATTCAGCTTGTAGCGTCCGACCCGGCCCAGCGTGTAGCGTCTCGGGTCGAAGAAGAGGGTCCTCAGGTACTCGCGGGCGTTTTCGACGCGTGCCGGCTCGTTGGGACGCAGGCGGCGAAAGATCTCCTGCATCGCCTCATCGGCGCTTTGAGTGGGATCTTTCTCCAGGGTCATCGCCAGGGAGGGGTCGAGACCCAAGACATCGATGCCGCCGCGACCGCCGGGATTGAGCTGATAGAGGTCCTCCAGAATCTCACGCGTAATGGGACGGCCCCGGGCGACGAGCACGTTGCCGTCGGGGTCCATCACGTCCGAGGCCGACAGCCGGCCCCGCATGTCGTCCCCGAATTCCATAAAGGTGGGCTCCGCCCCGAAGAGGGAAATGATCTCGTCGTTGTTGCCGGCCCCGAAGGCCTTGAGCAGAAGGCTGACCGGAAGTTTTTTTCTGTTGTCGATATTGACCGAGACGATCTCACCCGGTGCTGTCGCAAAGTCCAGCCAGGCCCCGCGATCCGGGATGAGCTTGGCCGAACAG
Coding sequences:
- the rpoC gene encoding DNA-directed RNA polymerase subunit beta', with product MARKEIVGVRIKLATPERIREISSGEVKKPETINYRTLRPEKDGLFCERIFGPTRSYECACGKYKRSGPKFRGIICDRCGVEVTDNRVRRERMGHIELAVPVVHIWYLRGIPSRLSLLLGTSAKDLEKVVYFAPTRKKEGAWKVVTEGRRTDLVRKESIISESEMKVHAHYDPKFRAEEAFSLESVDNIPVGEGDVLTAQQVARFKADYGDEIFKVEPAFELAAEVEGLNFKVGDIVPMSVVEEHPAAGEAFRRARVSNNEAFIVTAALKLPFAKGNIISKSEFDLFQQKYPGRFTAVRWGITIDDPCYLVVEPGASPFARAEVIYDRQQALCQAYDKKFESGIGADGVQTMIDRLDLDLLAASLREEVAESSGQKKRKLVKRLQVAEDFRKSTSSAQSMILNVLPVIPPDLRPLVQLDGGRFATSDLNDLYRRVINRNNRLKKLQELRAPEIIIRNEKRMLQECVDALIDNGRMGKAVLGAGNRPLKSLTDLLRGKKGRFRQNLLGKRVDYSGRSVIVIGPQLKIYQCGLPKQMALELFKPFVVRQLVDRGLAPNVKSAKRIIERGREEIWGILEEIIKDHPVMLNRAPTLHRLGIQAFEPVLMEGKAIRLHPMVCTAFNADFDGDQMAVHVPLSLEAQAEARLLMLSANNLLSPASGRPVVTPTQDIVLGIYYLTDMRPDMQGEGMHFSSIEDLLSAFDHGVVHVNASVWLQEDASWNTTPRGRRKYRGMGGEVEIVEGLDKARIPEGATVFFETSPGRALFNSIIARPLCYVNHQLDKKSIGRLLDDAYDRIDRADVVEMLDAIKSLGYRWAAKSGISFGVKSIIIPPEKAEITEATRKEDDVAKEHYEMGLLTRDEYLSQKGKLWSRATRQIADKITEHMAPGNSVLMMVESGARGSLGQMGQMAGIRGLMSDPTGRTIDYPITANFREGMNMLEYFISTHGARKGLADTALRTAKSGYLTRRLVDVAQDLIITEHDCGTEKGICIRPLTSEQKVMIPLADRISGRTALNDVVVPDSGEVLVRAGELITYEKAVAIDRSGIEEVWVRSPLSCSLKRGLCQKCYGMDLSSRHLIPIGEAVGVVAAQSIGEPGTQLTMRTFHTGGVHQAEDITQGLPRIEQLFEVRRPRKVAFLAGMEGIVEEIRSSDGKRKVIVASADGTERIVHAIPASQDLREGIEEGVQVETTTRLTEGSIDPQQLLEVSGIDAVQRMLVDEIQYVYHSQGVSINNKHIEVILRKVAPLNRVRVVEEGDTSFVAGDLVWIGDIEEAERGIREDNERYVAEAVRIFMGDRLKSAEKMHEEIQPLLGKPLDEMAVRMLLKPGMMLSVLTLEHRGRDVEVVIGEAAFRKQMEGLELVEDFEDGEKRVLKGERLSAGHLRLITSGDPRPLLVRNRDILDKMVGSAWLAEDVVFDGETLLSMDTQLTREAADLIASRDVREIKVWHNIEHISVVDMFRNALMNDDEIWGKSLLKAVDREGNPLPEIPQFVDARVVQGLALGEIAAIETKEGIRVRSNLFARFLSTKLYGKVLLDMVLPEGVDALASGQEINKNVLEAIVERDPAEIFVRPLSAKIDAHLLIRDVTFVRKLRESPECKPFIHGITKAALATDSFLSAASFQQTAQILAGAAVKGQLDPLHGLKENVIIGHLVPAGTGASAFRSIVSPSVAECSSDTEVLEGTEEVSVSVAVAEGEVEMQQA
- the rpoB gene encoding DNA-directed RNA polymerase subunit beta gives rise to the protein MPEFVPVSKKRQRYTFGRARDLVEMPDMIEVQRDSYRWFYQDDVAPDARAMQGLQELLHEIFPIESYDGQFALEFVRYYIDSPNLLEEEARQRDMTWARPIRATIRLANTKTQEIKEEEIFLGDFPVMTDRGTFIINGTERVVINQLARSAGVYFNRGDNPGQDACSAKLIPDRGAWLDFATAPGEIVSVNIDNRKKLPVSLLLKAFGAGNNDEIISLFGAEPTFMEFGDDMRGRLSASDVMDPDGNVLVARGRPITREILEDLYQLNPGGRGGIDVLGLDPSLAMTLEKDPTQSADEAMQEIFRRLRPNEPARVENAREYLRTLFFDPRRYTLGRVGRYKLNRRLGLGISEDTRLLTLDDLVAIVREMFAMRALDKKSDDIDHLGNRRVRSIGELLQNQIRIGLLRMERIARERMTTLPNLNTAMGRELINVRPIAAALREFYGSGQLSQFMDQTNPLAEVTHRRRLSALGPGGLSRERAGFEARDVHYTHYGRVCPIETPEGPNIGLVSSLTTYARLNEHGFLITPRRKVKNGKLTGSIEFLSADDEDNYYVAMANTPLEEDGVTIEGAECPTRHQDDVDTIPTDQVDYMDVSPKQIVSSSTALIPFLEHDDANRALMGSNMQRQAVPLLLPEAPVVGTGIEHRIAKDSGSCVVAAESGEVRWVDSERIEIRSKKGNVRVYNLIKFRRSNQCTVIHQRPLVSKGDMVQKGEIIADGQAVDNGELALGQNVLVAFVPWEGYNFEDAILLSENLVKEDKFSSMHIEEYEIDARETKLGPEEITRDIPNVGEDMLRNLDDTGIIRIGAEVNSGDILVGKVTPKGESDQTPEEKLLRAIFGEKAREVRDNSLKLPHGSRGKVVAVKQMERKDNPEALSPGVIRTVKVYVAQWRKITVGDKMAGRHGNKGVVSRILPVEDMPYLPDGTPVDVVLNPLGVPSRMNLGQVLETIMGFVAVHNGWHVATPVFEGAQESEIFENMKDLAARKYPDLTEDGMIALRDGRTGELMEKKVTIGCMYMLKLIHLVDDKIHARSTGPYSLITQQPLGGKAQFGGQRFGEMEVWALEGYGAANVLQEMLTVKSDDIRGRDKTYERIVKGQSLVKPGVPESFRVLVKELQGLGLDVEVQYDDGSVGGMTLDDDDDERGAYAGARTIPAVFDEDAPKPVDPRADDSEEQGDIFDVPDIFMDDKEALAEGLSLVEDEEEGD